CGGGAGCCAAGGCAAAGGTCGGCTACGCCGCTAGATTCGTGGCCGATCAGGCCGTGCAACTGCATGGCGGCATGGGCATGAGCGACGAGCTCAATGTCGGCCACTACTTCAAGCGGATTTCTTCCATCAACATCCAGTACGGCGATCCCGCATTCCATGTTCTGCGCTATGCGCAGACCGATGCGGCCGCTTAAATCAGAGGCAAAATATGACAGAAGCAGTCATCGTATCGACCGCGCGCACCGGGGTCGGGAAGGCCTACCGCGGGGCGTTGAACAACACCGACGGACCGACCATGGCGGGCCATGTGATCGCGGAAGCCGTCAGGCGCGCCAAGATCGAGCCCGGCGAAGTCGAGGACATCGTGATGGGTTGCGCGATGCAGCAGGGCACCATGGTTATGAACGTCGCTCGCAAAGGCGCGATCCGTGCCGGATTGCCGGTGACGGTTGCCGGCACGACCATTGATCGGCAATGCGCATCCGGCTTGCAGGCCATCGCGGTCGCCGCGCGCTCGATCATGCTTGACGGCGTCGATGTCGCCATCGGAGGCGGCATCGAATCCATCAGCCTCGTCCAGAACGAGTATATGAACAAGTTTCACGCTGTCGACGCCGATTTGATGGCGATGAAGCCGGAAATGTACATGTCGATGCTGGAGACCGCCGAAGTGGTCGCCGAGCGCTACAAGATCGGGCGCGACCGCCAGGATGAATATTCGCTCGACTGCCAGCGTCGCGTCGGAGCCGCGCTGCAGGGTGGGCGCTTCAGTGACGAGATCGTTCCGATCACGACGAAAATGGCTGTCGTCGACAAGGACACCAAGGAGATCTCCTACCAGGAGGTTACCCTGGCACAAGACGAAGGTCCGCGCCCGGAGACCACGGCCGAGGGCTTGGCCAAAATCAAGCCGGTGTTCGAAGGCAAGACCATCAGCGCCGGCAATGCCAGCCAGCTCTCCGATGGCGCGTCGGCTTGCGTAATCATGAGCGACAAGATTGCTGCAAAGAAGGGAATCCGGCCGCTTGGCATTTTCCGCGGCTTCGTCGCCGCGGGTGTCGAGCCCGACGAGATGGGTGTCGGGCCGGTGGCCGCGATCCCTCGCTTGCTGAAACGGCACGGCTTGCGAATCGACGATATCGATCTGTGGGAGCTGAACGAGGCCTATGCGGTTCAGGTGATCTACTGCCGCGACAAGCTGGGCATTGATCCGGACAAATTGAACGTCAACGGTGGGGCGATCGCCATCGGCCACCCCTATGGCATGACGGGCTCGCGACTGGCCGGCCATATCCTGATCGAGGGCCGGCGCCGCAAAGCGAAATTCGGCGTGGTGACGATGTGCATCGGCGGCGGTATGGGCGCGGCCGGACTTTTCGAGATCGTGCACTGATCGGAAACTGGAGGCTTACGTGAAGACAGCTATCACTGAACTATTTGGCATCCAGCATCCGATTATTCAGGGCGGCATGCATTATGTCGGCTTTGCCGAACTGGCTGCAGCGGTGTCCAACGCCGGCGGCCTTGGCATCATCACCGGCTTGACGCAGAAGACGCCGGAGCTGTTGGCCAAGGAGATCGCGCGCTGCCGCGATATGACGGACAAGCCGTTCGGCGTAAACCTCACCTTCCTGCCGACCTTTTCGGCGCCACCCTATCCCGAATACATTCAAGCCATCGCCGAAGGCGGCGTCAGGGCCGTCGAGACCGCGGGCCGCAGTCCCGAGCAATACATGCCAGCGCTCAAGGCGGCTGGCATCAAGGTGATCCACAAGTGCACGTCCGTCCGGCATTCGCTCAAAGCCCAGGAAATCGGGTGCGACGCCGTCAGCGTCGACGGTTTCGAATGCGGCGGTCATCCCGGCGAAGACGACATGCCCAACATGATCCTGTTGCCGCGCGCCGCCGATGAGTTGTCGATCCCATTCGTGGCCTCGGGCGGCATGGCGGATGCCCGCAGCCTGGTCGCGGCGCTGGCGATGGGCGCGGCAGGCATCAATATGGGCACGCGTTTCATCGCTACCAAGGAAGCGCCGGTGCACGACAACGTCAAGAACGCGCTGTTGGAAGCTACCGAACTCGACACCCGCCTTGTAATGCGCAACTTGCGCAACACCGAGCGTGTGTTGAAGAACAAGGGCGTCGATCGCCTGCTGGAGATCGAGCGTGAAAAGGGCAAGAGCCTGAAGATCGAGGACATCCTCGACCAGGTCGCGGGCGTCTACCCCAGGGTCATGATCGATGGCGACATGGATGCCGGGGCCTGGAGCTGCGGCATGGTCGTCGGCCTCATCCATGACATTCCAACGGTGAAGGAACTGATCGATCGCATCATGACCGATGCGGATGCGATCATCCGTCAGCGACTAACCGGCTTCCTCGACGCCGACGAAAATTCCGCCCGAAAGAGGGCTTGAGGCGACAGACGTCCGCTAACGAGGTGGCGGATTGCTGATGGTCC
This region of Bradyrhizobium sp. SZCCHNS1050 genomic DNA includes:
- a CDS encoding acetyl-CoA C-acyltransferase, which codes for MTEAVIVSTARTGVGKAYRGALNNTDGPTMAGHVIAEAVRRAKIEPGEVEDIVMGCAMQQGTMVMNVARKGAIRAGLPVTVAGTTIDRQCASGLQAIAVAARSIMLDGVDVAIGGGIESISLVQNEYMNKFHAVDADLMAMKPEMYMSMLETAEVVAERYKIGRDRQDEYSLDCQRRVGAALQGGRFSDEIVPITTKMAVVDKDTKEISYQEVTLAQDEGPRPETTAEGLAKIKPVFEGKTISAGNASQLSDGASACVIMSDKIAAKKGIRPLGIFRGFVAAGVEPDEMGVGPVAAIPRLLKRHGLRIDDIDLWELNEAYAVQVIYCRDKLGIDPDKLNVNGGAIAIGHPYGMTGSRLAGHILIEGRRRKAKFGVVTMCIGGGMGAAGLFEIVH
- a CDS encoding nitronate monooxygenase family protein; the encoded protein is MKTAITELFGIQHPIIQGGMHYVGFAELAAAVSNAGGLGIITGLTQKTPELLAKEIARCRDMTDKPFGVNLTFLPTFSAPPYPEYIQAIAEGGVRAVETAGRSPEQYMPALKAAGIKVIHKCTSVRHSLKAQEIGCDAVSVDGFECGGHPGEDDMPNMILLPRAADELSIPFVASGGMADARSLVAALAMGAAGINMGTRFIATKEAPVHDNVKNALLEATELDTRLVMRNLRNTERVLKNKGVDRLLEIEREKGKSLKIEDILDQVAGVYPRVMIDGDMDAGAWSCGMVVGLIHDIPTVKELIDRIMTDADAIIRQRLTGFLDADENSARKRA